CAATCGTGGGCGCGAGCCGCCACGCCGCACGCGACGACGGGCGGCCTACGAACAAGACCGCCCGCCAATAGAACACAAATCAACGATCAAACAATCGTCAACGTCACATCAATATTGCCCCGCGTAGCATTCGAATAAGGGCAAACGATATGCGCCGCAGCGACCAGCTTCTCTGCCTCGGCCCGCTCCATCCCCGGCAACGAAATCTTCAATTCGACTTCGATCCCGAACCCCGTAGGAATAGGACCGATGCCAACAGCGCCGTCGATCGTCGCATTCGACGGCATGGCGATCTTGTCGCGGCCGGCGACGAATTTCATGGCGCCCATGAAGCAGGCCGAATAGCCCACGGCGAACAGCTGTTCCGGATTGGTGCCGGCCGCGCCCGCGCCGCCCAGTTCCTTCGGCGTGGTCAGCTTGACGTTCAGGTTGCCGTCGTCCGTCGCGCCCGTTCCTTCACGGCCGCCGGTAACGTGCGCATGGGCGCGGTACAGCACTTTTTCGATAGACATGATGCGTTTCCTTGTAGGGAAGTGGGGGTTGAACTGCCAGGCCTGGCGGGAACATCCCGCTGCGACCCTTACTATTTAAATAGCGCAATATTAAATAGCGCACTATTTATTTAACCTAACAGTAGCGGGCCTGGCCCGCTACTTCAAAGACTTGCGCTCAGCTTCTCCCGCAGCGCATGCAGCGTTTTCATCATACCTTGCGCCTCTTCCAGCGAACACTGCGCGGCGCCCGCGATCGAGTGCGGCACGGCCTCGGCCTGCGCGCGCAGTTCGCGGCCCTGGCGGGTCAGCCCGACGATCACCTGGCGCTCGTCTTCCACGGCGCGCTTGCGCGTCACCAGGCCCGCCGCTTCCAGGCGCTTGAGCAGCGGCGTCAGCGTGGCCGAATCCAGGAACAGGCGCTCGCCGATATCCGTCACCGTAATCTCGTCGCCTTCCCACAGCACGAGCATCACCAGGTACTGCGGATAGGTCAGATCCAGCCCGCGCAGCAGCTTGCGGTACACCTTGTTCATCGCCAGCGAAGTCGAGTACAGGGCGAAGCACAGCTGGCTGTCCAGCAGCAGCGGATTGAATGCAGCCTTGGCTTTGGATCGAGATTTCATTGCGCAATATTAAATAGCGCGCGATTTATCGTCAACAACTATTTTGAGCAAAACCGCCGGCGCCTATGCCGGCTCGCCCTCGGCCGCGGCACGGTCCGACCCGTATTGTTTCAGACCGTCCAGGTCCAGCACCCGGACAGCGCCGTATTCCACGTTCAGCAGGCCCGCCTCTTCCAGCTTGCGCAGCGCCTGGTTGGCGCGCTGGCGCGACACTCGGGCCAGATAGCCGACTTCTTCCTGCGTAATCGCCAGGCGCATGCCCATGCCGGGATACAGCAAAGGGTTGAAGAGTTCGGCCAGGCAGCGGGCCACGCGCGCATCCGGGTCCAGCAAACGGTCGTACTCCGCCTTGCCGATGAACTGCGCCACGCGCTCGTTCAATTGGTGGAGCAGATAGCGGTTGAATGGGATGCTGCTGTCCAGCAGCCAGTCGAACGTGGTGGCCGGCAAACGCGCCACCACCGAATCCCGCAGCGCAACGATGTCGTACTTGCGGATTTCGCGCTTGAGCAGCGAACCCTCGCCGATCCAGCCGCCCGCAGGCACGCCGGTCAGCGAAGCCACCTTGCCTTCCGCATTGCCCACCGAAACCTTGACCAACCCTGCCAGCACTCCTATCCAAGCCTGGGCGAGTTCACCTTTGCGCTCTATGATCGACCCGGCAACCACCTGCTGCACGGTAAGGTCCCGCTCGACGCGCTCTTGCTGATCGCGGCTGAGCACGCGAAACCAGGCGGCGGCGAGTTGCAGGGAGTCGGATAGCTGCATCGGGAATACCCTAAAAGTTCCTTGAATGTCGCGATGGTGACAGTTGGTAGCAACCCAACCTTATACCTTAACTCCTGCCGTAAATCTAAAACCAACTGGTCAAGCGCCTCATCGCCGCCGCCGCTCTCGCGGACTCCCGGCCCGATGCGCCCAAACCGGAGGAGACATCGTGGCACATACACCGCCCGCATCTGCACAGATGCCGGCGGCGCTGGATACCTTTCCGGCGCTGCTGTTCACGCATGCCAGCGTTCGTGGGTCGCGGCCCGCCATACGCGAAAAAGATCTGGGGATCTGGCAAACCCTCACGTGGTCCGAAGTGGCGGAGCATGTCCGGCACGTCGCCCATGGCTTGGCCGCATTGGGCATCAAACCCGGCATGCACGTGGCCGTGATCGGCGAAAACCGCCCGCGCCTGTACATGGCCATGATGGCTGCGCAGTCGCTCGGTGCGATACCGGTTCCGCTCTACCAGGATGCCGTGGCGCAGGAAATGGTCTACGTGCTGCAGGACGCCGAGATCAGCGTGGCCATCGTCGAAGACCAGGAACAGGTCGACAAGATGCTCGAAGTCCACGAGCAATGTCCCGCGCTCAAGCACGTGGTGTATGACGATCCGCGCGGCCTGCGCCATTACACCGACCCGATGCTGCGCTCGTATGAACAGCTGGAAGAGCTGGGCCGCGAGTACGCCAAACAGCATCCCGGCTTCTTCGACCAGGCCGTCGCAGCCGTGCAGCCGCATGATCCGGCCGCCATGTTCTACACCTCCGGCACCACCGGCAAGCCCAAGGGCGTGGTGCTCACGCACCATGCGCTGATCGACCGCGCGCGCGCCGTGTCCGATATGGAAAAGCTGACCGACCAGGAAGACGTGCTGGCCTATCTGCCGCCCGCCTGGATCGGCCAGAACATGTTCTCGTACACGCAGCTGCTGGTAACGGGCTTTACCGTGAACCA
The sequence above is drawn from the Achromobacter xylosoxidans genome and encodes:
- a CDS encoding organic hydroperoxide resistance protein, with product MSIEKVLYRAHAHVTGGREGTGATDDGNLNVKLTTPKELGGAGAAGTNPEQLFAVGYSACFMGAMKFVAGRDKIAMPSNATIDGAVGIGPIPTGFGIEVELKISLPGMERAEAEKLVAAAHIVCPYSNATRGNIDVTLTIV
- a CDS encoding MarR family winged helix-turn-helix transcriptional regulator, encoding MKSRSKAKAAFNPLLLDSQLCFALYSTSLAMNKVYRKLLRGLDLTYPQYLVMLVLWEGDEITVTDIGERLFLDSATLTPLLKRLEAAGLVTRKRAVEDERQVIVGLTRQGRELRAQAEAVPHSIAGAAQCSLEEAQGMMKTLHALREKLSASL
- a CDS encoding Crp/Fnr family transcriptional regulator translates to MQLSDSLQLAAAWFRVLSRDQQERVERDLTVQQVVAGSIIERKGELAQAWIGVLAGLVKVSVGNAEGKVASLTGVPAGGWIGEGSLLKREIRKYDIVALRDSVVARLPATTFDWLLDSSIPFNRYLLHQLNERVAQFIGKAEYDRLLDPDARVARCLAELFNPLLYPGMGMRLAITQEEVGYLARVSRQRANQALRKLEEAGLLNVEYGAVRVLDLDGLKQYGSDRAAAEGEPA